Proteins found in one Gordonia sp. PDNC005 genomic segment:
- the phoA gene encoding alkaline phosphatase produces MAQKHGKKKVRAISALGAVAILGVTGVLGACSSDDAVGNDGDKVAGVDIQRAATGDITKNGGARRLSEDQTQMIADSIQKSGAKNVILVIGDGTANQEYTLARDYEYGAAGQLPGIDQLPFSGDYTTYSLNKDSHKPSYVTDSAASGSAWSTGTKTYNGGISVDVNGKAQRSILEIAKANGLKTGDVTTTELQDATPAVQVSHVSQRKCYGPKATLEKCPENALENGGLGSITEQLLATRPDVTLGGGWETFNEAATAGEYKGKTLDVQAKERGYQVVRSADELAGVKAADQDKPLLGVFADGNLPRMWSKATAVKDGNKQPAVKCTPNAEFTSTVPKLGAMTTKAIDLLKGDKGFFLQVESGSVDKANHDADPCGQIGETVQLADAVKAALDFAKESKDTLVIVTGDHAHSSQIAETDAELPMPGLTRNLTTKDGETITVSYGTSLEAGEEQHTGGQVRIAAYGPGAVNVTGLSDQTDPFFYITDQLGLDRDKK; encoded by the coding sequence ATGGCTCAGAAACACGGCAAGAAGAAGGTGCGCGCGATCAGCGCACTCGGCGCGGTGGCGATCCTCGGTGTCACCGGCGTCCTCGGCGCCTGCTCATCCGACGACGCAGTCGGCAATGACGGCGACAAGGTCGCCGGCGTCGACATCCAGCGAGCGGCGACGGGCGACATCACGAAGAACGGCGGCGCGCGTCGTCTGTCCGAGGATCAGACGCAGATGATCGCGGACTCGATTCAGAAGTCGGGCGCGAAGAACGTCATCCTCGTGATCGGCGACGGCACCGCGAACCAGGAGTACACGCTGGCCCGCGACTACGAGTACGGCGCGGCCGGGCAGCTTCCCGGCATCGATCAGCTCCCGTTCAGCGGCGACTACACGACGTACTCGCTGAACAAGGATTCGCACAAGCCCAGCTACGTCACCGACTCTGCGGCGTCGGGGTCGGCGTGGTCGACCGGCACCAAGACGTACAACGGCGGCATCAGCGTCGACGTGAACGGAAAGGCTCAGCGTTCGATCCTCGAGATCGCCAAGGCCAACGGACTCAAGACCGGTGACGTGACCACGACCGAACTTCAGGACGCCACCCCGGCCGTCCAGGTGTCGCACGTATCGCAGCGCAAGTGCTACGGCCCGAAGGCCACCCTGGAGAAGTGCCCGGAGAACGCCCTGGAGAACGGCGGCCTCGGATCGATCACGGAGCAACTGCTCGCCACCCGCCCCGACGTCACCCTCGGTGGCGGCTGGGAGACCTTCAACGAAGCCGCGACGGCTGGCGAATACAAGGGCAAGACCCTCGACGTCCAGGCCAAGGAGCGCGGCTACCAGGTGGTCCGCAGCGCGGACGAACTCGCCGGCGTCAAGGCCGCCGACCAGGACAAGCCGCTGCTCGGCGTTTTCGCCGACGGCAACCTGCCCCGCATGTGGTCCAAGGCCACTGCCGTCAAGGACGGCAACAAGCAGCCCGCCGTCAAGTGCACACCGAACGCGGAGTTCACATCGACCGTCCCGAAGCTCGGAGCGATGACGACTAAGGCGATCGACCTCCTCAAGGGGGACAAGGGGTTCTTCTTGCAGGTCGAGTCGGGCTCAGTCGACAAGGCCAACCACGACGCCGACCCGTGCGGTCAGATCGGTGAGACCGTTCAGCTCGCCGACGCGGTGAAGGCCGCCCTCGACTTCGCGAAGGAGAGCAAGGACACGCTCGTCATCGTCACCGGCGACCACGCGCATTCGAGCCAGATCGCCGAGACCGACGCGGAGCTCCCGATGCCGGGTCTCACCCGCAACCTGACGACAAAGGACGGCGAGACCATCACCGTCAGCTACGGCACGTCGCTCGAAGCCGGTGAAGAGCAGCACACCGGCGGCCAGGTGCGCATCGCGGCTTACGGCCCGGGCGCCGTGAACGTCACCGGACTCAGCGACCAGACGGATCCGTTCTTCTACATCACCGACCAACTCGGCTTGGACCGCGACAAGAAGTAG
- a CDS encoding excalibur calcium-binding domain-containing protein, translated as MITRICTAAAIALTVVAVAPHPDADAAPAKRYANCSALNKDFRHGVARPGGRDLVKGKSKPARGYAVNRAVYSKNTHLDRDKDGVACEKK; from the coding sequence GTGATCACCAGAATCTGCACAGCCGCAGCCATCGCACTGACCGTCGTCGCCGTCGCCCCGCACCCAGACGCCGACGCCGCTCCCGCCAAGCGCTACGCCAACTGCTCCGCACTCAACAAGGACTTCCGACACGGCGTCGCCCGTCCCGGCGGTCGAGACCTGGTCAAGGGCAAGAGCAAGCCCGCCCGCGGTTACGCAGTCAATCGGGCCGTCTACTCGAAGAACACTCACCTGGATCGGGACAAGGACGGCGTCGCCTGCGAGAAGAAGTAG
- the groL gene encoding chaperonin GroEL (60 kDa chaperone family; promotes refolding of misfolded polypeptides especially under stressful conditions; forms two stacked rings of heptamers to form a barrel-shaped 14mer; ends can be capped by GroES; misfolded proteins enter the barrel where they are refolded when GroES binds), translating into MAKQIAFDEEARRGLERGLNSLADAVKVTLGPKGRNVVLEKKWGAPTITNDGVSIAKEIELEDPYEKIGAELVKEVAKKTDDVAGDGTTTATVLAQALVREGLRNVAAGANPMVLKRGIEKAVEAVTASLLASAKEVETKEQIAATAGISAGDQSIGDLIAEAMDKVGNEGVITVEESNTFGLQLELTEGMRFDKGYISGYFVTDADRQEAVLEDPYILLVSGKIGTIKDLLPLLEKVIQAGKPLLIIAEDIEGEALSTLVVNKLKGTFKSVAVKAPGFGDRRKAMLADIAILTGGEVISEEVGLSLETAGLELLGTARKVVVSKDETTIVDGAGDAEAIAGRVAQIRSEIEKSDSDYDREKLQERLAKLAGGVAVIKAGAATEVELKERKHRIEDAVRNAKAAVEEGIVAGGGAALLQSESAIDGLSLEGDEATGASIVKVALAAPARQIAINAGLEPGVVADKVRNSPIGTGLNASTNEYEDLLAAGINDPVKVTRSALQNAASIAALFLTTEAVIADKPEKNAMPAMPGGDEMGGMGF; encoded by the coding sequence ATGGCAAAGCAGATTGCTTTCGACGAAGAGGCCCGTCGCGGACTCGAGCGCGGCCTGAACAGCCTCGCCGACGCCGTCAAGGTCACCCTCGGCCCCAAGGGCCGCAACGTCGTCCTGGAGAAGAAGTGGGGCGCCCCCACGATCACCAACGATGGTGTTTCCATCGCCAAGGAGATCGAGCTCGAGGACCCGTACGAGAAGATCGGCGCAGAGCTGGTCAAGGAAGTCGCCAAGAAGACTGACGACGTCGCGGGCGACGGCACCACCACCGCCACCGTGCTCGCTCAGGCACTGGTCCGCGAAGGTCTGCGCAACGTTGCAGCCGGCGCGAACCCGATGGTCCTCAAGCGCGGCATCGAGAAGGCCGTCGAGGCCGTCACCGCATCGCTGCTCGCTTCCGCCAAGGAGGTCGAGACCAAGGAGCAGATCGCTGCGACCGCAGGCATCTCGGCAGGCGACCAGAGCATCGGCGATCTGATCGCCGAGGCCATGGACAAGGTCGGCAACGAGGGTGTCATCACCGTCGAGGAGTCGAACACCTTCGGCCTGCAGCTCGAGCTCACCGAGGGCATGCGCTTCGACAAGGGCTACATCTCCGGCTACTTCGTCACCGACGCAGACCGCCAGGAAGCTGTTCTCGAAGACCCGTACATCCTGCTCGTCTCGGGCAAGATCGGCACCATCAAGGACCTGCTCCCGCTGCTGGAGAAGGTCATCCAGGCCGGCAAGCCGCTGCTGATCATCGCCGAGGACATCGAGGGCGAAGCTCTCTCGACCCTCGTCGTGAACAAGCTCAAGGGCACCTTCAAGTCCGTCGCCGTCAAGGCTCCGGGCTTCGGCGACCGCCGCAAGGCCATGCTCGCCGACATCGCCATCCTCACCGGTGGCGAGGTCATCAGCGAAGAGGTCGGCCTCTCGCTGGAGACCGCGGGCCTCGAACTGCTCGGCACCGCCCGCAAGGTTGTTGTCAGCAAGGACGAGACCACCATCGTCGACGGTGCAGGTGACGCGGAGGCCATCGCAGGCCGTGTCGCGCAGATCCGCTCGGAGATCGAGAAGAGCGACAGCGACTACGATCGCGAGAAGCTGCAGGAGCGCCTGGCCAAGCTCGCCGGCGGCGTTGCAGTCATCAAGGCCGGCGCTGCCACCGAGGTGGAGCTCAAGGAGCGCAAGCACCGCATCGAAGACGCTGTGCGCAACGCCAAGGCCGCCGTCGAAGAGGGCATCGTCGCCGGTGGTGGCGCTGCACTCCTGCAGTCCGAGTCCGCGATCGACGGCCTGTCGCTGGAAGGCGATGAGGCAACCGGTGCGAGCATCGTCAAGGTCGCACTCGCGGCTCCGGCTCGCCAGATCGCGATCAACGCAGGCCTCGAGCCCGGCGTCGTCGCCGACAAGGTCCGCAACTCGCCGATCGGCACGGGCCTCAACGCCTCGACCAACGAGTACGAGGACCTGCTCGCCGCAGGCATCAACGACCCGGTGAAGGTCACCCGCTCGGCTCTGCAGAACGCAGCGTCGATCGCGGCTCTGTTCCTCACCACCGAGGCCGTCATCGCCGACAAGCCCGAGAAGAACGCCATGCCGGCAATGCCGGGCGGCGACGAGATGGGCGGCATGGGCTTCTGA
- a CDS encoding RIO1 family regulatory kinase/ATPase: MTSSDEASTDADLYTFDYRPIGDPGDHQRFTRYWDVEPLQRGPQPVPDWLVTDRAAVETDLGVLKTGKEADVHLLERSVAESSCVLAAKRYRDDDHRSFRRTTSYTEGRRVRDSRVTRALAKKSSFGREMAAGQWAQAEWESLQRCWTAGVPVPYPVQIDGTEILMELVTVDGNPAPRLAAARPDRDLLADWFDQLRAAMTAMAGEGFVHGDLSPYNVLAAADRLVIIDLPQMIDLIANPNGSDYLLRDCVNMCGWFVRRGLNVDPQELFGEVIAAAW; this comes from the coding sequence ATGACTTCGTCCGACGAGGCGTCCACCGACGCTGACCTCTACACCTTCGACTACCGCCCGATCGGCGATCCGGGCGACCACCAGCGGTTCACCCGATACTGGGACGTCGAACCATTGCAACGCGGCCCGCAGCCCGTCCCAGACTGGCTCGTCACCGATCGTGCCGCCGTCGAAACCGACCTCGGCGTCCTCAAGACAGGCAAGGAAGCCGACGTCCACCTCCTCGAACGCTCGGTTGCCGAATCGAGTTGTGTTCTCGCGGCCAAGCGGTACCGAGACGACGACCATCGCTCGTTCCGCCGCACCACGAGCTACACCGAAGGGCGTCGAGTCCGCGACTCTCGGGTGACGCGTGCACTGGCGAAGAAGTCGTCGTTCGGCCGCGAGATGGCCGCAGGGCAATGGGCGCAGGCCGAGTGGGAGTCGCTGCAACGCTGCTGGACGGCCGGTGTGCCCGTGCCGTATCCGGTCCAGATCGACGGCACCGAGATCCTGATGGAACTCGTCACCGTCGACGGGAATCCAGCGCCTCGGCTGGCTGCCGCACGTCCCGATCGAGATCTCCTCGCGGACTGGTTCGACCAGCTCAGGGCCGCGATGACAGCCATGGCTGGAGAAGGTTTCGTCCATGGTGATCTGTCGCCGTACAACGTCCTCGCGGCGGCCGACCGGCTCGTGATCATCGATCTCCCGCAGATGATCGACCTCATCGCCAACCCGAACGGCTCCGACTACCTGCTGCGCGACTGCGTCAACATGTGCGGCTGGTTCGTCCGACGCGGCTTGAACGTCGACCCGCAGGAACTGTTCGGTGAGGTGATCGCAGCGGCGTGGTGA
- a CDS encoding amidohydrolase, producing the protein MVTARSLPQDLIARVDEIIDADNVRLVDLFKDIHRNPELGFEEIRTARLIEKALQNLGFDVTKGIGKTGIAATFRNGPGPVVMYRADMDANAVREETGLDYASTVTATRDDGTQVPVGHLCGHDAHVTWLIGMANALVSVRDSWSGTVVLIGQPAEELIMGAQAMLDDGLYNFIPTPDVLIGLHTAPGPVGTVINPPGTRMAGTDQVDVHFHGVGGHGSMPSKTKDPVRMAAQATLEFSSLVARTVEPSATAVLSVGSIQAGADNNVIPSEALVKANLRWFEPHVREALLGAIRTVSDSIARAAGVDEDKLPGIVMKGGSPPLVNTPDLAVSMSTSLGEIIGADKVITDMPAVTGSEDAHMLRGPHTDLPFNYVLVGVAAPEVFAEALSRGELVPYYPHNPNYVVDLAAIAFGTKIAAYSVLGLLDPL; encoded by the coding sequence ATGGTGACTGCACGCTCCCTGCCCCAGGATCTGATCGCCCGCGTGGATGAGATCATCGACGCAGACAACGTCCGACTCGTCGACCTGTTCAAAGACATTCACCGAAACCCCGAACTGGGTTTTGAAGAGATACGAACGGCCAGATTGATCGAGAAGGCCTTGCAGAACCTGGGCTTCGACGTCACCAAAGGCATCGGGAAGACCGGCATCGCGGCCACGTTCCGAAACGGTCCCGGACCGGTGGTCATGTATCGCGCCGATATGGACGCCAACGCCGTCCGCGAGGAGACCGGACTCGACTACGCCAGCACCGTCACCGCCACTCGCGACGACGGCACGCAAGTTCCCGTCGGTCACCTCTGCGGGCACGACGCACATGTCACGTGGCTCATCGGCATGGCGAACGCGTTGGTGTCGGTCCGCGACTCCTGGTCGGGCACCGTCGTCCTCATCGGCCAGCCGGCCGAAGAACTCATCATGGGCGCACAGGCGATGCTCGACGACGGCCTGTACAACTTCATCCCCACACCCGACGTCCTGATCGGACTGCACACCGCGCCCGGCCCAGTCGGCACGGTGATCAATCCGCCCGGTACCCGGATGGCGGGCACGGATCAGGTGGACGTTCACTTCCACGGGGTCGGCGGTCATGGTTCGATGCCGAGCAAGACCAAGGATCCGGTGCGGATGGCCGCTCAGGCGACACTGGAGTTCTCCTCCCTGGTCGCGCGGACGGTCGAACCGAGTGCGACAGCCGTGCTGTCTGTGGGCTCCATCCAGGCGGGCGCCGACAACAACGTGATCCCGTCCGAAGCGCTGGTCAAGGCTAATCTCCGCTGGTTCGAACCACACGTCCGCGAAGCGCTGCTCGGCGCGATCCGCACCGTGTCCGACTCCATCGCGCGGGCGGCCGGGGTCGATGAGGACAAGCTGCCCGGAATCGTGATGAAGGGAGGGTCGCCGCCACTGGTGAACACCCCCGACCTCGCCGTCTCCATGTCGACGTCCCTCGGCGAGATCATCGGCGCCGACAAGGTCATCACGGACATGCCGGCGGTGACCGGATCGGAGGACGCGCACATGCTCCGCGGCCCACACACCGACCTTCCGTTCAACTACGTGCTTGTCGGCGTCGCCGCGCCGGAGGTGTTCGCGGAGGCCCTGTCCAGAGGTGAGCTGGTCCCGTACTACCCGCACAACCCGAACTACGTGGTCGATCTCGCCGCCATCGCGTTCGGGACGAAGATCGCCGCGTACTCGGTTCTGGGTCTGCTCGACCCGCTCTGA
- a CDS encoding tyrosine-protein phosphatase gives MTVMSPDVNTPATVSPPGAPSPVESLVNLRDLGGWTGSDGSTVRTGMLFRSADFRPLTDDDAPAYQALGVRTVYDFRSAGERESAPDPTFDGVSNVGLDVLADSSMAVPANLAEFFSDPALVAKAGEQLSGGKAAEAITSTYRDLVTLPSARAAYRQFFAGLAGGANPSLFHCTAGKDRTGWAAAAFLTLLGVSHDDVLTDYLLTNERLVPSLQPIFDKFAAAGGDPAVLLPVFGVREEFLAASFEEVDRVHGTIERYFADGLGINADTQATLRATFLA, from the coding sequence ATGACGGTCATGTCCCCAGACGTGAACACTCCCGCAACCGTGTCGCCGCCCGGTGCGCCGAGCCCGGTCGAATCGCTCGTCAACCTCCGCGACCTCGGCGGCTGGACGGGTTCGGACGGCAGCACCGTGCGGACCGGGATGCTGTTCCGGTCAGCGGACTTCCGTCCCCTCACCGACGACGACGCGCCCGCATACCAGGCGCTCGGCGTCCGAACCGTTTACGACTTCCGCTCAGCAGGTGAACGCGAATCGGCGCCCGACCCGACGTTCGACGGAGTGTCCAACGTCGGACTCGACGTGTTGGCGGACTCGTCGATGGCCGTCCCGGCGAACCTCGCCGAGTTCTTCAGCGACCCGGCGCTTGTCGCGAAGGCGGGCGAGCAGCTCAGCGGCGGCAAAGCAGCCGAGGCCATCACGTCCACCTACCGCGACCTCGTGACCCTGCCCAGCGCTCGGGCCGCCTACCGTCAGTTCTTCGCCGGGCTCGCGGGCGGCGCCAATCCGTCGCTGTTCCACTGCACCGCGGGGAAGGACCGGACCGGGTGGGCTGCGGCAGCCTTCCTGACGCTGCTCGGCGTGAGTCACGACGACGTGTTGACCGACTACCTGCTCACCAACGAGCGACTCGTTCCGTCGTTGCAGCCGATCTTCGACAAGTTCGCCGCTGCCGGCGGCGATCCGGCAGTGCTGCTCCCGGTCTTCGGCGTCCGCGAGGAGTTCCTCGCCGCATCGTTCGAGGAGGTCGACCGCGTTCATGGAACCATCGAGCGATACTTCGCCGACGGCCTCGGTATCAACGCGGACACCCAGGCGACGCTCCGCGCGACCTTCCTGGCATGA
- a CDS encoding TetR/AcrR family transcriptional regulator, with product MTSQRVKMVAAAADLIARKGVAGTSIGDVLAAADAPRGSVYHHFPGGRAEVIGAAVERGASRVDDVIVQGARVSPADAVADMTSMWRRILTDSDFEVGSITAAAALARKAAPNVANIAAARYVRWEQLLSVSLRAHGFDTDQALSVAATVLAALEGAVILCRARQSVEPLDRVADQLQQMVRSPAGR from the coding sequence ATGACGTCGCAGCGCGTGAAGATGGTGGCCGCGGCGGCCGACCTCATTGCGCGCAAAGGCGTCGCAGGGACCTCGATCGGCGACGTCCTGGCTGCAGCCGACGCGCCCAGGGGCAGCGTCTACCACCACTTCCCCGGCGGTCGTGCGGAGGTGATCGGGGCTGCGGTCGAACGAGGAGCATCGCGGGTGGACGATGTGATCGTCCAGGGTGCGCGGGTGTCGCCGGCCGACGCCGTGGCCGACATGACGTCGATGTGGCGTCGAATCCTCACCGACTCCGATTTTGAGGTCGGCAGCATCACCGCCGCGGCGGCCCTCGCTCGGAAAGCCGCACCGAACGTGGCGAACATCGCCGCAGCCCGGTACGTCCGCTGGGAGCAGTTGCTGTCCGTCAGCCTCCGGGCCCACGGATTCGACACCGACCAGGCCTTATCCGTCGCCGCCACCGTGCTCGCCGCACTGGAGGGAGCGGTGATCCTGTGCCGCGCACGCCAGAGCGTGGAACCCCTCGACCGAGTCGCTGACCAGTTGCAACAGATGGTGAGATCTCCTGCGGGCCGGTGA
- a CDS encoding SRPBCC family protein gives MAVSASTEFDIDAPPSVIMEILLDVESLPEWSGPHKSAKIITEHEDGSPARVEASVSAVGMTDDQVLDYTWTDNSCSWSLVESSQLSEQQGTYTVTPKGDGSHVKFDLSVELKIKLPGLIVKRAQKMAVDTAKKGLTDEAKRRA, from the coding sequence ATGGCTGTCTCTGCAAGCACTGAATTCGACATCGACGCACCGCCGTCGGTGATCATGGAAATCCTTCTCGACGTCGAGTCCCTGCCGGAATGGTCGGGCCCGCACAAGTCCGCGAAGATCATCACCGAACACGAGGACGGAAGTCCGGCACGCGTCGAAGCATCCGTCAGCGCAGTCGGTATGACCGACGACCAGGTGCTCGACTACACCTGGACCGACAACTCCTGTTCGTGGAGCCTCGTCGAGAGCTCACAGCTCAGCGAGCAGCAGGGCACGTACACGGTCACGCCGAAGGGCGACGGTTCGCACGTCAAGTTCGACCTGAGTGTCGAGCTCAAGATCAAGCTGCCCGGCCTGATCGTCAAGCGTGCTCAGAAGATGGCCGTCGACACCGCCAAGAAGGGGCTCACCGACGAGGCCAAGCGTCGCGCTTGA
- a CDS encoding DUF6764 family protein — protein MRISSGHKGFRVIGARTVIATLACGGAFGLMALFGGGDAGAATNCNAVDNARTEHANGQSHCIANAGPGSRANAQDTSNSGIATAVATTGGSATSKNLQPGSQALSSGIYGGNAYSITTGPKAESVAMARRGGTSIAIGGWGGQAYAGPGGTYCSGGFGAAYDSTTGAYCLKTGSINIS, from the coding sequence GTGCGTATTTCATCTGGTCACAAAGGTTTTCGGGTCATCGGCGCGCGAACCGTCATCGCCACCCTCGCATGCGGTGGCGCATTCGGCCTGATGGCACTCTTCGGCGGCGGCGACGCCGGTGCAGCGACCAACTGCAACGCCGTCGACAACGCCCGCACCGAGCACGCGAACGGGCAGAGCCACTGCATCGCCAACGCCGGACCGGGGTCACGGGCGAACGCCCAGGACACCAGCAACAGCGGGATCGCGACGGCCGTCGCCACCACCGGAGGCAGCGCGACGAGCAAGAACCTGCAGCCGGGCTCGCAGGCCCTCTCGAGTGGCATCTACGGCGGCAACGCCTACTCGATCACCACGGGACCGAAGGCAGAGTCGGTGGCGATGGCCCGCCGCGGCGGCACGTCGATCGCCATCGGCGGCTGGGGCGGCCAGGCGTACGCAGGCCCAGGTGGAACCTACTGTTCGGGCGGCTTCGGCGCCGCCTACGACAGCACCACGGGCGCCTACTGCCTCAAGACCGGCTCGATCAACATCAGCTGA
- the ppk2 gene encoding polyphosphate kinase 2 produces MENVDGYVQPQQNIGPDLSVVSGREALQQLVDLRDTGNFTVVDDDDDDPILLTLPERNVVDTWREDYPYEERMSRREYEVTKRRLQIELLKLQKWSKQTGQRHLFLFEGRDAAGKGGTIKRFNEHLNPRGARVVALEKPSERESTEWYFQRYVQHLPAAGEMVFFDRSWYNRAGVERVMSFCTPDQYDQFMHQAPAFEKMLVDDGVHLVKFWFSVTPLEQRTRFAIRQIDPVRQWKLSPMDLASLDRWDSYTDAKERMFADTDTDHAPWTVVKSNDKKRARINAMRYVLSLHDYDGKDASIVGAPDPLVVGRARDLVGE; encoded by the coding sequence GTGGAGAACGTCGACGGCTATGTGCAGCCTCAGCAGAACATCGGTCCGGACCTGAGCGTCGTGTCGGGGCGGGAGGCGTTGCAACAGCTCGTCGACCTGCGCGACACCGGCAACTTCACCGTTGTCGACGACGATGACGACGACCCGATCCTGTTGACGCTGCCTGAGCGGAACGTCGTCGACACGTGGCGCGAAGACTACCCGTACGAAGAGCGCATGAGCCGCCGTGAATACGAGGTCACCAAGCGTCGCCTGCAGATCGAACTGCTCAAGCTGCAGAAGTGGTCGAAGCAGACCGGCCAGCGGCATCTCTTCCTGTTCGAGGGGCGTGACGCGGCCGGCAAGGGCGGCACGATCAAGCGCTTCAACGAACACCTCAATCCGCGCGGCGCGCGCGTCGTCGCACTGGAGAAGCCGTCGGAGCGGGAGTCGACCGAGTGGTACTTCCAGCGGTACGTGCAGCATCTGCCCGCCGCAGGTGAGATGGTCTTCTTCGACCGCTCCTGGTACAACCGGGCAGGCGTCGAACGAGTGATGAGTTTCTGCACGCCGGACCAGTACGACCAGTTCATGCACCAAGCGCCCGCTTTCGAGAAGATGCTCGTCGACGACGGCGTGCACCTCGTGAAGTTCTGGTTCTCGGTGACGCCGCTCGAACAGCGGACTCGTTTCGCGATCCGTCAGATCGACCCGGTCCGCCAGTGGAAGCTGTCACCGATGGACCTCGCGTCGCTCGATCGTTGGGACTCGTACACCGACGCCAAGGAACGGATGTTCGCCGACACCGACACCGACCATGCCCCGTGGACGGTTGTGAAGAGCAACGACAAGAAGCGCGCCCGGATCAACGCGATGCGGTATGTGCTGAGCCTGCACGATTACGACGGCAAAGACGCGTCGATCGTCGGGGCGCCAGACCCGCTCGTCGTGGGCCGTGCCCGCGACCTCGTCGGCGAGTAA
- a CDS encoding rhomboid-like protein — protein sequence MATTSGSRSRAVVRGVVGWVRSAPATYLWLMVLLATTIVQHVVSPGSLDDILGRRSTNLENLSEHPLRPMVTSLFWLDGAYWLPYVVAFTVFLAVAERWLGTARFVAVGLAGHVLATLASQGLLDLAIGHGRADPTLRDAIDVGVSYFVAAVIAVLAYRLRSPWRWVYALIALATVITPFAAGTPDFTDAGHLIAMLIGLAMYPVTRGRPRLQLTRESFRFRR from the coding sequence ATGGCGACCACGTCCGGCAGCAGATCTCGGGCGGTGGTTCGCGGGGTCGTCGGCTGGGTTCGCAGTGCACCCGCCACCTACCTCTGGCTGATGGTGCTCCTGGCGACGACAATAGTCCAGCACGTCGTGTCGCCCGGGTCCCTCGACGACATCCTCGGTCGTCGATCGACGAACCTCGAGAACCTGTCGGAGCACCCCCTGCGGCCGATGGTCACCAGCCTGTTCTGGCTCGACGGCGCGTACTGGCTGCCTTACGTCGTGGCGTTCACCGTGTTCCTCGCCGTCGCCGAACGGTGGCTCGGCACCGCACGGTTCGTGGCAGTCGGCCTCGCCGGACACGTCCTGGCCACACTGGCGAGCCAGGGACTCCTCGATCTCGCGATCGGGCACGGTCGGGCCGACCCCACTCTGCGCGACGCGATCGACGTCGGCGTCAGCTATTTCGTGGCCGCGGTGATAGCCGTTCTCGCTTACCGGCTCCGGTCCCCGTGGCGGTGGGTCTACGCCCTGATCGCGCTAGCGACGGTGATCACGCCCTTCGCTGCGGGGACACCGGACTTCACCGACGCCGGGCACCTGATTGCGATGCTCATCGGACTGGCCATGTACCCCGTCACACGCGGCAGACCGCGCCTGCAGCTCACCCGAGAGTCGTTCCGCTTCCGTCGATGA
- a CDS encoding ABC transporter ATP-binding protein, giving the protein MSGLELQKLTVGYRGRRGRTVASNLSAVAETGRLTSLIGPNGAGKSTLLRTVCGLQPPLAGSAVLADGTDVATLKPAGLARRVAVVTTDTVDPGTLTAREVASLGRTPYLSPTGRLSDDDRRITDRALDAVRATALADRPFHDLSDGERQRVLAARALAQEPELLVLDEPTSHLDAPSRVEFLDLLATLAREQGIAVLMSSHELELVMRLSDEVWLLRGDGTMTTGTPSALAADGSVSAAFDRGRLRFDADQLTFVIDGSGTTLG; this is encoded by the coding sequence GTGAGCGGGCTCGAACTGCAGAAGCTGACCGTCGGATATCGGGGGCGGAGAGGCCGCACCGTCGCCTCGAACCTGTCGGCCGTCGCGGAGACTGGCCGCCTCACTTCGTTGATCGGACCGAACGGTGCGGGCAAGTCGACACTGCTCCGAACCGTATGCGGTCTGCAGCCGCCCTTGGCGGGTTCGGCGGTCCTCGCCGACGGCACCGACGTCGCGACGCTGAAGCCAGCCGGGTTGGCACGCCGCGTCGCCGTGGTCACCACCGACACCGTCGATCCCGGCACGCTCACGGCCCGGGAGGTCGCCTCCCTCGGCCGCACGCCCTACCTGTCTCCGACCGGGCGACTCTCCGACGACGACCGTCGCATCACCGACCGGGCGTTGGACGCCGTCCGGGCGACGGCTCTGGCCGACCGACCGTTCCACGACCTGTCCGACGGTGAACGGCAACGGGTGCTCGCCGCGCGCGCTCTCGCACAGGAGCCGGAGCTGCTGGTCCTCGACGAGCCCACGTCGCACCTGGATGCGCCGTCGCGGGTCGAGTTCCTCGATCTCCTCGCGACGTTGGCCCGCGAACAGGGCATAGCCGTCCTCATGTCGTCGCACGAACTGGAACTCGTCATGCGCCTGTCCGACGAGGTCTGGCTGCTACGTGGTGACGGAACCATGACAACCGGCACGCCTAGTGCGCTCGCCGCCGACGGATCGGTGTCTGCAGCGTTCGATCGTGGACGTCTCCGCTTCGATGCCGATCAGCTGACTTTTGTCATCGACGGAAGCGGAACGACTCTCGGGTGA